Proteins encoded within one genomic window of Geotalea daltonii FRC-32:
- a CDS encoding cyclic nucleotide-binding domain-containing protein, which translates to MNCFKGGTAMISPGLLRPYRFFTSLTDEQINDIAAIGEEKSFSADSVLFRESTPADNLMLLLEGAVDLFYSNGGAGAAANSTVCSIAPGAIFGVSSLIKPYQYTASARATKPVRVVDINGARLRAMSENNPTLGHVLISNVAAAVLARLR; encoded by the coding sequence ATGAACTGTTTCAAAGGAGGAACAGCCATGATTTCACCAGGACTTTTACGGCCTTATCGTTTCTTCACCTCACTGACGGACGAACAAATCAACGACATCGCAGCGATTGGGGAAGAGAAATCCTTTTCCGCGGACAGCGTCTTATTCAGGGAAAGCACCCCTGCCGATAACCTGATGCTCCTCTTGGAAGGGGCAGTTGATCTGTTCTACAGCAATGGAGGAGCAGGAGCCGCTGCTAATTCCACGGTCTGTTCCATCGCCCCCGGGGCAATCTTCGGCGTTTCGTCGTTGATAAAACCATACCAGTACACCGCTTCTGCACGGGCAACCAAGCCGGTCAGGGTCGTGGATATCAACGGTGCGCGGCTGCGGGCAATGTCGGAAAACAACCCAACGCTGGGGCACGTGCTGATAAGCAACGTCGCGGCAGCGGTACTCGCCCGCTTGCGCTGA
- a CDS encoding SDR family NAD(P)-dependent oxidoreductase: protein MAGLQDKVALITGSASGMGKKTAQRLAEKGVKIVINDIVPEKVEQTVQEFKAQGFQVMGKVADICNASAVNEMVKDAVEQFGSLDILVNNAGMEKAGALRNLSEKDWDLTVNVNLKGAFLCSQAVHGYMIEKGGGRIVNIASRAWLGGAGQAPYASAKAGLVGLTRTLALELGRKGVTVNCIAPGLIHTPMWDELPEKNRAGFLAKQPMGKIGADDDIANAILFFLDDDASFITGQVFYVCGGRSLFAG, encoded by the coding sequence ATGGCAGGTTTACAAGACAAAGTGGCATTGATAACCGGATCGGCAAGCGGCATGGGGAAGAAGACAGCCCAGCGGCTTGCGGAAAAAGGGGTGAAGATCGTTATCAACGATATTGTACCCGAAAAGGTTGAACAGACGGTTCAGGAGTTCAAGGCGCAGGGGTTCCAGGTGATGGGAAAGGTTGCCGACATCTGCAATGCCTCTGCCGTTAACGAGATGGTGAAGGATGCGGTGGAGCAATTTGGCTCGCTGGACATCCTGGTGAACAACGCTGGCATGGAGAAGGCCGGTGCGCTGCGAAACTTAAGCGAGAAGGACTGGGATCTGACGGTGAACGTCAACCTCAAGGGTGCCTTCCTCTGCAGCCAGGCGGTGCATGGCTACATGATCGAAAAAGGGGGGGGACGGATCGTCAATATCGCTTCCAGAGCATGGCTGGGAGGTGCCGGGCAGGCCCCTTACGCGTCTGCCAAGGCCGGTCTGGTTGGGCTTACCAGGACCCTGGCACTGGAACTCGGTAGAAAAGGGGTTACGGTGAACTGCATCGCCCCAGGGCTCATCCATACCCCCATGTGGGACGAGCTGCCGGAAAAAAACCGGGCCGGTTTTCTCGCCAAACAACCCATGGGGAAGATCGGCGCGGATGACGACATCGCCAATGCCATCCTTTTTTTCCTGGATGACGATGCCTCCTTCATTACCGGCCAGGTCTTCTATGTGTGTGGCGGCAGAAGTCTTTTCGCAGGCTAG